A segment of the Mytilus trossulus isolate FHL-02 chromosome 12, PNRI_Mtr1.1.1.hap1, whole genome shotgun sequence genome:
CCTCTGAAATTTAATCCCTCATTACACGAGATAGTTGTTAATCATTTTTAGGGGGCAGATGGAACGCGAAGATGACTTTTTTCAtttccaaaaattaaaatttacaaaacaaattcgGAATAACAATGACTTATCCGAGGCAGATGGTAGCGTTGCACCTATGATGTAAGACCGAAGTTTGTCAATAAACCTGTTAGATAAGATTAATGCAACATCTGCCAAGAACGGACGATTCTGAGGTATGCACATGTCAAAAGGGGAGGGTCGTCAGTGTCTTCACAAGCGCTAATTATCATCCGCGGTGCTCCGCCATTGTTGAGAATCGATGCGTGTTCAAGGTGCAATGACACCATCCTATTgtataatcaaattttattattgttccttattacattttcaaagaggagaaaatgttttgttataagaaaatatttaccgCATCCAATACCTGAATAAGGAATAATTGAAAGTTGGATAAAGGCTATAAAATGAGATAAATTTGTATTcctttcaaataaagtttatgGGTATCAGTGAAATTCTTTTGTGAATTTTCGTGTTGATTTAACGAGTTTTATTAAAAGTGACATATTTATTATCATACGATGCTTTCGAATCatgctttgaaaataaaaccGAAAGTTTTGAAAGAGAAATTTAAGCATTATGGGAATTTATCAACCGTATTGTTTATAAAGGCacaatatttattatgaaaTGCATAGTGCACATTCAATTATAGGAATCtcataaatttaattaataataatcatGGAGAAAGAGCCATAAagttaaggtaaaaaaaataaatgataaaagaaaCCGGTATTTTAGTGGTCAGCAAATAGTGGCATGCTTAGCTGAACGAATTTGGGTAAAATCTTATCTcaaattgtaattattttatcaCAAAACAGTATGTTATCAGaccatatattatttattatctattaaaattcttaaattatttttatttttattttcagagatAGCAAAATATCCTTGTGGAGATTGCAGTGCGATCCTTACCTCACGAGAAGAGCTAAAAAGACATCAAGCTTTCTCCTGTACCAGAAACATGATACCAACCAATGAACAGGGATCTTCTGATGAAGAGGGCAAAAggtatgtatttaaaagaaaacaatgttaCTGGCAGTTAGGGGGTGGCCTAAATGTGAAGTCTTGTTAATGGAAAATAGCGACAATTTCACCAGCGTCTTTCTTGCTGCTATTTCTACTCTTCGAAGGCCTGTTGGTGTccatttttaatgataaaagttCTGCTTGTGTACACCATACCCATTCTCGAAGTGCAGTTTACAATTACAAGTTCCTGTCTCATTATTGTCAGATCTCTGAAATTGCTAAGTTTGGTTTCATCCTAGATATACAAGAAATATTGCATCAATTTTCCCCAATaacaagaataaataaaaaaaaatgtatttgatgtacACTAGAGGTCACGGATGTAATGACAGACGCCAGTCCATAGATTCAAGAACATATAAACTACACaataatttttcttaaaaatttgcATGGGAATACTATCTCAAAAGTTTATCTTTCAAAAAGGCTATCAAAAGTTTCACAATGAATATATCATGAATTGTCGACATAAGGGGTCTCGTGAAGATCACTTTGTTAATAGTGTCATGACTTGTTATGTTATCTGATTGAAAACTTACTTCTGACAGTAATTAGCGATTACGTCTGAGGCTCCTACTTCAGTAGAGCTAGCAAAATTATTTGAGCAATAAATTAAGTTTGACACTAAATTGTTCTATACAACTGTGAAAGGAAAAATATTTTCGTATAAAAATGTACTAAATGAATTTTCATAATCAAACTTAATTTCTTGTTCCTAATAAAAAATGACGACTTATGAAAAATTACCTTTTGTTAAACGCATAAAAGACTTGACAATATCTTACAAGTCATTGTAAAACTTTGAACAATCTGGGTCAAATGGGAGCTTGTTTTTGATAGACGATAATGTCACTGAATTAAACCTAGTCTTCTTTACAATAAAGTTCAATTATTATATTCAGTATTACGGTCTTATACAGAATTAAATTTctattatgagtttaaatgtcaaTCATTAATGTATTcgaactttttatattacattCCACCATATCTATTTGTATTGATATACGAAGTTAAAATGAAGTTATGAAGTTGAAATAGACTGACTCATAACTGTATCTGATGAGAAACTTCCAAGAAAGTACTTGAAATAACAATTACACCACACACGTTTATGGCAATAACATTTTATGACTTTATTAAATTGATGGGGAATCCCATTTGTAGTAAAAGACCAGTATACAAGATAATTAACTCCccttatatttgaaatcataaataatGTTCCCGTTCTTTTTTCAGTAATAGTGCTGAATATATGGAAAGTGGAGAAGGGGACTATCGATGTGATGAATGTCCACAATCATTCCAATGGAAGTCCAATCTGTTAAAACATCAGGTAAGCAGACATAAAAACACCCACCACCCCTTTTTAGTACATGCGTACAATAGTTGTGATATTGACAActtaaaaaattggaaaaaaaccATATAAGATTGATGTTTATTCAACTTACTTTATAGTAAattagttatatttataaaaaagaaatattttgttttatttaggtCATTTTAAATTGCATTGATTTCAGCCTTTAAAGAAGTCCTTCAAATGATACATACTTTTCTAGTTTTATTAGTAAGATAAAGCTGAGTGGCagcaatacaaaacaaaaacatttacattcAAAATGGGCACATTAAAAAACTCATTTGTTGTTGTCGCATTGATACTTAAGTAGATAGAACAAAATAGATACACCTTTTAATCTTAACTGAAAAACTTAAATCTGCGTTGTAAATCTTTGTACTTCCTAGAAAACCCAAGGATATAATTGTTTGTCGATAATGCATGGTTAGGTTGTTTGTTGAGTATATATCCCTAGTTTGATTgagtttttgttcttttttaacaGGCTGCTCATGATGCTATGAAGCGATATTCGTGTGAAAACTGTAATAAAATCTTCACAGACCCAAGCAATCTTCAACGTCATATCCGGTCACAACATGTCGGTGCAAGAAGTCACACCTGCACTGAATGTGGAAAAACATTTGCGACATCTAGTGGTCTAAAACAACACCAACACATCCATAGCAGTATTAAACCATTCCAATGCGAAGTTTGTCTCAAAGCATATacccagttttcaaatttatgCCGCCATAAAAGAATGCATGCTGATTGTCGCCAACAAATCAAGTGCAAAGATTGCGGTCAGGCATTTTCAACTATGACGTCATTGAGCAAGCACAAGCGATTTTGCGAAGGTGCATTACGTAACGGGCTCCATTTAGGATTTTCACCAGAGAAAATGAACACTATTAATCTCCACCAAACCACATCACAAGCTGGAGTTCTGAACCCTTTGTTTTCAATGTACCGTCCACCATACCCATTTTATCCGCCATTAGGAGGAACGTTCCCAATTTTTCCTGGAAGCTCTCCATTCCCAGGACTACCATCGTCACTAACACCGGCTGCTCTTGCAAAGATGCGACAAGCAAGTTCTCCAGATCAGTCATCTGTGACGTCATACGAATCACATATGCACACTGAGAATGATCAGCCACCGGAGAAAAGATTGAGAAGGAATTCATCTGGTTCAGAACATAGCGATTTGAGTTTTAGTTCTCATAATGAAAGAGATTCTGGATCAGGATCTGATGCAGAAAGCGAAAGTAGTGTTAGCAAAAAGCAGGACATTTCAAATTCCCAGTTTGAATCCATTAACCGAACATTGTTCCAGCCCCATATAGTTATACCAAAACCAATTTCACCACAAAGAGAATCGAACATCAGACCAAAAGTTGAACAAGAGACACCATTTGATTTATCAAAGCCAAGTTCAGCCTCATCATCACCTGCTTCTGTAAGTTCAGATCGAGAAAGCACAAAGGTTCCATCCGAACAACCACTTGACTTAACAAGGAAATCGACAACAAAAGAAATAACACAACCCGAGAATTCCCGAAAGACTCATATATTCGGTGACATGCGTGGAATCGGTTTACCAGAAAACAAACTGCATTATGCATACCCTCAAATACCTAACCCAATGATGTTTGAGCATGCGCTGAGAATGGACAATGATCATATGAAAGCAGCTTCTAAATTGTTGTCGATGCCCAGATTTCCAATTACTAACCCATCCTTCCCAGGATTCAATCCGTTTGTTCAGAATATGTTCAAACAAGAATCAGCTGCTTTTCCAATGCCTCATGGACTAAAAATGGACAAACTAGGAGAGCAATTTCGTTACACTTCACCCATTAATAAACTCAAAGAACGATATTCATGTAAATTTTGCGGGAAAGTTTTTCCGCGGTCTGCTAATCTCACACGTCATTTGAGAACCCATACTGGTGAACAACCGTATAAATGTAAATACTGTGAAAGGTCCTTCAGTATTTCATCAAACCTTCAAAGACACGTGAGAAACATTCATAATAAAGAGAAACCATTTAAATGCCCATTGTGTGAGAGATGTTTCGGTCAACAGACGAACCTAGACCGCCATCTTAAAAAACACGAAACAGACGGACCTATCGTTGCTGATTCACCGGTCAATGAACCCGATCTGGACGAAAAAGACGAATCATACTTTTCAGAAATAAGAAACTTTATCGGAAAGGCGACAAGTATTCCTCATCCACATTCCGCATTTCATTCCGATATGAAGACCGACTATCCGATTGATCATCTTGACGAAAGAACTGAGGAGAAAATCGACGGTAGTATCGATGGTGAAATTGACGAAGAGGACGTCGATGAAAATATCGATTGTTCAGATGATGAATTATTAGATGAAGAAGAAGATGAACAGCAAGAAAAGCTGTTCTTAAAGGGAGAAAACTGTCtcgtaaacaacaataatgttgaTAAAACTGTGACCGAACCGTTCAGTGGTGTCATTAAGACTGAAGATCAAAATGAACTCGAACAAGACTGTAGGCCACTTGTATTTTAGTTATTGTTATATCAATCTAGATatgtttgcatttatttttattgggaGTAGATTGTGTTCGCTATCAATTTATGCATTTTTCCAATGAtaccattttgtattttattttaaaagataaggGCACggaacaaatacatatatatttttcttctaaactgaaatttcttttcattttacatatattttgttggttattttatcttgatttttgttgatgctttatttatttatatgctTTATAATTTTCTGTATACCAACAACCAAAAGCCAAATGGTGCtatgatgtttttgtatatttttgtttgaagtgCTACCTTTACCATTATttgttttcccccttttttattgacaatcgcttcatttttttatatcaaattattccTATATAAGGCTTTATCGATCATTTTCATTcttcattttgtaaattaaatgcGCATTTATTTATTGACCAATCACTGCCAATTTCATTTCCAACATCACGTCACGTGATTGTCACATGTTTGAAAACCACACACAAGCGTTTGCTGTGATAAATTATTATACATCTGTCTTGagaaaatattgtgaaataaaataaatattaaaatattgtttagttttaagttttatagacatatacgaagatgtggtatgagcatgATGAGCAtgatgagtgccaatgagaccactctccaCCCAAgtgacaatttgtaaaagtaaaccattataggtcaaagtacggtatACAACGCagaaccttggctcacatcaaagagcaagctataaagggcccccaaaaatgactagtctTTTATTTGACATTCCGAACTAGTATTTCAAGAAAAATGAATGTAATGAAattactgtttatttatttaatgcCATATACATCGAAAATATTATATGCATATAGAGGATAAGAATTCACAAATCAACAATCAATCCAAAGGCATATCCTTTAAAGTGGCATACGGTATACCGGATTGAAGATTGGGAAATTAAAACTTACAATAGCATAAAGAGGTCATTGGGATAGGACAGAAGTTCTACCGGTCATTATGTAGTATACGGacctctaaaaaaaaatccgcgttGCATGTTATTCACAGATAACAATTCAATAGAAAAactaacaataaataaaaaagagtaTATACTAGTTGGTAAGCACACCAAATACGAATcatattgaataactgagtctCTCGCTGAGTCTGTGCCAAAGTTATAGATACctatctggtgcaagaaaattggtaccgttaattttattctaGACTATCACAAATTGAAAACTAGGTATTCATGGTATATTTGTGCTCATTTGGTTGACGCTaatatatcttttcatttttgttaatatgtaTTTGATACTGATAAAAAAGATGGAAGCGTTTTCAGTGTGATCGAACCATTTCTTTTCGTGGTGGTTGTTGCAGATAAAGGAGACAATCAGACAGCAACTCTACCAAAAGTGACATACATATATACGCTCTATTACAATATAAACTATCTATACCAATATGACAGCAACCCTACAAGGCACAATGTACGACTTTTCATATATCAATTAGATAGCGATCCCACAGCAGACAAAAAGAGGACACCACATGTTCCTGCTCCTATACAATACACACGTGTATATTTGTGTACAAATGGGGCATTTGGCCTACAATTAAAAAACCC
Coding sequences within it:
- the LOC134692028 gene encoding histone-lysine N-methyltransferase MECOM-like isoform X1, with translation MRSKSKARKLAHGEPEENVESDLELDCNSETSEQLMDLTSSKPEPTAVMGKPEIPTDIEIKPVPGSGTSVFTKIVVSSGRIYGPKKFVKSENLPGGSSMAMNEQDGELQWLNFIRRSTDSENSNMMAKHINGKVFYKVIKDIEAGQEMLLYSTDPVYSEKQTEGFSAFDNEIAKYPCGDCSAILTSREELKRHQAFSCTRNMIPTNEQGSSDEEGKSNSAEYMESGEGDYRCDECPQSFQWKSNLLKHQAAHDAMKRYSCENCNKIFTDPSNLQRHIRSQHVGARSHTCTECGKTFATSSGLKQHQHIHSSIKPFQCEVCLKAYTQFSNLCRHKRMHADCRQQIKCKDCGQAFSTMTSLSKHKRFCEGALRNGLHLGFSPEKMNTINLHQTTSQAGVLNPLFSMYRPPYPFYPPLGGTFPIFPGSSPFPGLPSSLTPAALAKMRQASSPDQSSVTSYESHMHTENDQPPEKRLRRNSSGSEHSDLSFSSHNERDSGSGSDAESESSVSKKQDISNSQFESINRTLFQPHIVIPKPISPQRESNIRPKVEQETPFDLSKPSSASSSPASVSSDRESTKVPSEQPLDLTRKSTTKEITQPENSRKTHIFGDMRGIGLPENKLHYAYPQIPNPMMFEHALRMDNDHMKAASKLLSMPRFPITNPSFPGFNPFVQNMFKQESAAFPMPHGLKMDKLGEQFRYTSPINKLKERYSCKFCGKVFPRSANLTRHLRTHTGEQPYKCKYCERSFSISSNLQRHVRNIHNKEKPFKCPLCERCFGQQTNLDRHLKKHETDGPIVADSPVNEPDLDEKDESYFSEIRNFIGKATSIPHPHSAFHSDMKTDYPIDHLDERTEEKIDGSIDGEIDEEDVDENIDCSDDELLDEEEDEQQEKLFLKGENCLVNNNNVDKTVTEPFSGVIKTEDQNELEQDCRPLVF
- the LOC134692028 gene encoding histone-lysine N-methyltransferase MECOM-like isoform X2 encodes the protein MDLTSSKPEPTAVMGKPEIPTDIEIKPVPGSGTSVFTKIVVSSGRIYGPKKFVKSENLPGGSSMAMNEQDGELQWLNFIRRSTDSENSNMMAKHINGKVFYKVIKDIEAGQEMLLYSTDPVYSEKQTEGFSAFDNEIAKYPCGDCSAILTSREELKRHQAFSCTRNMIPTNEQGSSDEEGKSNSAEYMESGEGDYRCDECPQSFQWKSNLLKHQAAHDAMKRYSCENCNKIFTDPSNLQRHIRSQHVGARSHTCTECGKTFATSSGLKQHQHIHSSIKPFQCEVCLKAYTQFSNLCRHKRMHADCRQQIKCKDCGQAFSTMTSLSKHKRFCEGALRNGLHLGFSPEKMNTINLHQTTSQAGVLNPLFSMYRPPYPFYPPLGGTFPIFPGSSPFPGLPSSLTPAALAKMRQASSPDQSSVTSYESHMHTENDQPPEKRLRRNSSGSEHSDLSFSSHNERDSGSGSDAESESSVSKKQDISNSQFESINRTLFQPHIVIPKPISPQRESNIRPKVEQETPFDLSKPSSASSSPASVSSDRESTKVPSEQPLDLTRKSTTKEITQPENSRKTHIFGDMRGIGLPENKLHYAYPQIPNPMMFEHALRMDNDHMKAASKLLSMPRFPITNPSFPGFNPFVQNMFKQESAAFPMPHGLKMDKLGEQFRYTSPINKLKERYSCKFCGKVFPRSANLTRHLRTHTGEQPYKCKYCERSFSISSNLQRHVRNIHNKEKPFKCPLCERCFGQQTNLDRHLKKHETDGPIVADSPVNEPDLDEKDESYFSEIRNFIGKATSIPHPHSAFHSDMKTDYPIDHLDERTEEKIDGSIDGEIDEEDVDENIDCSDDELLDEEEDEQQEKLFLKGENCLVNNNNVDKTVTEPFSGVIKTEDQNELEQDCRPLVF